In the genome of Gloeotrichia echinulata CP02, one region contains:
- a CDS encoding Rrf2 family transcriptional regulator codes for MSTDLNSQNYSLLDLSSKVEYALLALLELASHHNKKVPLTMSEITAKQPIPERYLEQILTNLRRAGVVQSQRGAKGGFLLVREPWQITLLEIVTLVEGERKEKDSSDAPTLERSLVLEIWEKANSACVEVLNSYTLQDLCQQREARSQQSPMYYI; via the coding sequence TTGAGTACAGACTTGAACAGCCAAAACTACTCTCTCTTGGATCTGTCTTCCAAAGTCGAATACGCGCTGCTGGCACTATTAGAACTGGCAAGCCACCATAACAAAAAAGTCCCTCTGACCATGAGCGAGATCACTGCCAAGCAACCCATACCTGAGCGCTATCTGGAACAAATTTTGACCAATCTCCGGCGTGCGGGTGTGGTGCAGAGTCAACGCGGCGCTAAAGGAGGTTTCCTGTTAGTTCGTGAACCTTGGCAGATTACCTTACTAGAGATTGTTACTTTGGTAGAAGGTGAGCGAAAAGAGAAAGACAGCTCTGACGCTCCCACTCTAGAAAGAAGTCTGGTATTAGAAATTTGGGAAAAAGCCAATTCTGCTTGTGTTGAGGTATTGAATAGCTATACACTGCAAGACTTGTG
- the cysE gene encoding serine O-acetyltransferase gives MLLTDLRTIYERDPAARNWLEVLFCYPGFQALIFHRLAHRLYKIGLPFIPRLISHVSRFLTGIEIHPGAVIGKGVFIDHGMGVVIGETAIVGNYALIYQGVTLGGTGKETGKRHPTLGENVVVGAGAKVLGNIQIGDHVRIGAGSVVLRNVPNNTTVVGVPGRVTRQNNLSGDSLDHEKMRDVEAEAIRALFERVKALEKEVQQLQEISTESPSEAELRESQKNKCDGDRLIVEFLDGAGI, from the coding sequence ATGCTATTAACTGATTTGCGAACCATTTATGAGCGTGACCCAGCAGCCCGTAACTGGCTGGAAGTTTTGTTTTGCTATCCTGGATTCCAAGCCCTTATTTTCCATCGGCTGGCACACAGGCTGTATAAAATTGGGCTGCCCTTTATACCTAGGCTGATTTCCCATGTTAGTCGGTTTCTCACCGGAATTGAAATTCATCCAGGGGCAGTAATTGGCAAAGGTGTGTTTATCGACCACGGAATGGGAGTGGTGATTGGCGAAACTGCGATTGTCGGTAATTATGCGCTAATTTATCAAGGTGTTACCCTTGGTGGTACTGGTAAAGAAACAGGCAAGCGCCATCCCACTTTAGGTGAAAATGTCGTAGTTGGCGCCGGTGCGAAGGTGCTGGGAAATATCCAAATAGGTGATCATGTCCGCATTGGCGCCGGTTCGGTGGTGCTGCGAAATGTGCCGAATAATACTACAGTAGTCGGAGTTCCCGGGCGTGTGACTCGCCAAAACAACTTGAGTGGTGATTCCCTGGATCATGAGAAAATGCGAGACGTGGAAGCTGAGGCGATTCGCGCACTATTTGAAAGAGTTAAAGCTTTAGAGAAAGAAGTCCAGCAGTTACAAGAAATATCTACTGAGTCCCCAAGCGAAGCAGAATTAAGAGAAAGCCAGAAAAATAAATGTGATGGCGATCGCCTAATTGTAGAATTTCTCGATGGTGCGGGAATTTAG